In Oryza sativa Japonica Group chromosome 8, ASM3414082v1, the sequence TCACCAGCAGCCTTCTCAACGCTGACCACATGGGTTTTACACGAACACAGTTTTAGGTGGCGGAGCTCTGGCAACCTCCCAAGAGTTTCCATGTCCTGTTCCTTCACGATCTGCACTTGCAAATCTAGATAGCAGAGGTTTGGAAGAAGTAACGGGTTAATCCCCACAGGCATTCTATAGAACACCAAGGATCGCAATCGCAGGTGTCGGAGGCGTCGAGGGGAAGTGAATCCTGCTTCCCACATGACACTCTTCATTCTTGATGAGCCCCCAATGTCAATAGTATGGATCTTGTGTAGATTTTGTAGGGACTCCAGCAAATCTCTATCTGTTCTCTCATCCTGTCCATGAGTAAAAAGGCTAGTATGAAGCACCCTTAGTTCTCTCAGCTTGCCTAGCACCTTCACAAACTGACTTATATCAGCGGGACATATCCACATTTCCTGCAGGGATGTCAACTTCACGATCGAACCAGCCGACACCCTTGTACCCTCATTAGCTCGTAGGGACAACAGTTTTGTCAGCAAGCCCACTGACTCTGGCAACTCTTGAATTCCAGTCCCCGATAGATCCAGTACctgtaaaaattttaaatctcCTACTTCATCCGGGAGTTCGCTGGTTCGAACATTTTGTAGCCCAAGGTACCTAAGGTGATGTAAATTTCCAAGGTGCTGCAAAATATGTTTACAGTAATAGTTCCgagaaaaatgattttctaGAGCTAATACACGTAAGACATGAAAGCTTGGAGATTCCACAGTAATACCATCGCATTCACTCACAACAAAGGACCTCAGTTGGTCCACCCCCACATTACCCAACTGATGTCTGTTCTCTTCAAAATTCCTATGCTGCAGGGCTAACCTGCGAGTCTTGATCCTTGGAGATTCCTGTTTCTCACTGCCGTCCAACACAGTGACAAAGTTTTCTTCAAATGACAATAAACAGATCATATCAAGCACCATATCATGAACACGGCAACCATCTACATACCCTTTGTCTTCAGCCTCCACTGGCTGGATCATGCTTCTGTTTATGAGCTCATTGAAGTATCCCTCCCCGAGTTCAAATAACCCTACACCAGGTGCTTGTTTCTCATGTACGAAACCCTCAGCTATCCACTTCCATATCAACAAATTTTTCTCAATATAATAATCTTCTGGAAATATGCTTAGATACAGTAAGCAAGGCTTCAGATGCAAAGGCAGATCATAGTAACTCAAAGATAATATCC encodes:
- the LOC107281894 gene encoding disease resistance protein PIK6-NP — encoded protein: MRIYRCFIVIDDMWDKKSWGLIRCALQDSNHRSRVVVTTRVFEVATYVGDVYKTQPLSRNDSEKLLYTRIVQGEGKCLDSSLVEVCDKFLKKCGGVPLAIITIASLLANKPQEDWSEVYSTIVLGHGGNDDVENTRRILSLSYYDLPLHLKPCLLYLSIFPEDYYIEKNLLIWKWIAEGFVHEKQAPGVGLFELGEGYFNELINRSMIQPVEAEDKGYVDGCRVHDMVLDMICLLSFEENFVTVLDGSEKQESPRIKTRRLALQHRNFEENRHQLGNVGVDQLRSFVVSECDGITVESPSFHVLRVLALENHFSRNYYCKHILQHLGNLHHLRYLGLQNVRTSELPDEVGDLKFLQVLDLSGTGIQELPESVGLLTKLLSLRANEGTRVSAGSIVKLTSLQEMWICPADISQFVKVLGKLRELRVLHTSLFTHGQDERTDRDLLESLQNLHKIHTIDIGGSSRMKSVMWEAGFTSPRRLRHLRLRSLVFYRMPVGINPLLLPNLCYLDLQVQIVKEQDMETLGRLPELRHLKLCSCKTHVVSVEKAAGDGYFRKLRYFSTPCSFLRFDLHGVICSTKTIMPRLESLEFFVRVLFLRDANLLGFDKLLGFGNHGRTSLRRVEATMACSGARVTEVEEAEAALAQVAAVHPNRPTLKTTRLGDSKIHSPYKEVRAHTSIDWNLWFQQFICSLNSPILSFFSIPAINYKP